A genome region from Methanococcoides burtonii DSM 6242 includes the following:
- a CDS encoding cobalt-precorrin-5B (C(1))-methyltransferase, producing the protein MIDPVNKSKVPQEWINKSNIPGDELEEGIMSGMLVVLSDGSILKRGYTTGTTATVAAKAAVLSLKKEIDHVSVPTPVGLRAHMDVKAKDGHAVAVKLNNDHESDITRGLEFVARAVESDKITITAGEGIGIVTRGGLQSKKGYPAINPRPMQQIMEAVVEAVEEIGIKGASVEISLPRGAEIAKQTLNGRIGVEGGISILGTTGFVEPWNDHLGEMKSDLIRDAAKVVLTTGRIGIRYSTMLFPDYTVVLAGSRISEFMESATGKVAICGLPGLVLKWGDPDMLKDSGFATVSEMIEVEPQGEHIRRAFEKTVEKGKGARIVVVDRDGTVLMDSGEQE; encoded by the coding sequence ATTATCGATCCAGTTAATAAATCAAAGGTCCCGCAAGAGTGGATCAATAAGTCAAATATACCCGGCGATGAGCTTGAAGAAGGTATAATGAGCGGTATGCTGGTGGTTCTCAGTGATGGTTCTATTCTGAAACGGGGGTATACCACAGGTACCACTGCAACTGTTGCTGCCAAGGCTGCAGTATTGTCACTCAAGAAAGAGATAGATCATGTATCTGTCCCGACACCTGTTGGACTTCGTGCCCACATGGATGTGAAAGCAAAGGATGGGCATGCTGTGGCAGTTAAATTGAATAACGACCATGAGTCCGATATTACCCGCGGGCTTGAGTTCGTGGCAAGGGCAGTGGAGTCGGACAAGATCACTATAACCGCAGGTGAAGGCATCGGTATCGTTACAAGAGGCGGTCTTCAGTCGAAAAAAGGCTATCCTGCTATCAATCCAAGACCAATGCAGCAGATAATGGAGGCTGTTGTGGAAGCTGTGGAAGAGATAGGTATCAAGGGTGCCAGTGTGGAGATATCTTTGCCCAGAGGAGCGGAGATCGCAAAGCAGACACTGAACGGTCGTATAGGTGTTGAAGGTGGAATCTCTATTCTTGGTACTACCGGTTTTGTTGAACCCTGGAACGATCATCTTGGTGAGATGAAGAGTGACCTCATACGTGATGCTGCAAAAGTTGTTCTCACAACAGGTCGTATCGGTATTCGTTATTCTACAATGCTTTTCCCGGACTACACGGTAGTTCTTGCAGGCAGTCGCATCTCCGAATTTATGGAATCAGCTACTGGCAAAGTGGCCATCTGTGGCCTTCCCGGTCTTGTCCTTAAATGGGGGGACCCTGACATGCTCAAGGACAGTGGTTTTGCTACTGTCTCAGAGATGATCGAAGTGGAGCCTCAAGGGGAACACATCAGGCGCGCCTTTGAAAAGACAGTCGAAAAGGGCAAAGGTGCACGAATCGTGGTCGTGGACAGGGACGGTACCGTTCTCATGGACAGCGGGGAACAAGAATGA
- the mutL gene encoding DNA mismatch repair endonuclease MutL: MTGDKVGKIRVLDEATINKIAAGEVIERPASVVKELVDNAIDAGATEIRVEVVAAGTELITVTDNGSGMPREDAILAFTKHGTSKIAQIEDLEEVLTLGFRGEALSSIAAVARVYLTTRQKKEIAGTKVVISGGLVENVVEVGAAPGTSISVESLFYNTPARKKYLKSLRTELAHITDIVTRHAFGHPDISFTLISDGKVLVRSPTSGNVLDSIIYLLGVDIAKKIVPVEFRSDIVNISGYISKPEVTRSGTDQQFFFINGRGVSSTSISNAVRLGYYNLIPKGRYPVAVLDLELDLREVDVNVHPAKRYVRLSHEREVSDAVILAVENALKGDDLVPKVSLPENRPVQAVFSEESKTGTEVISSEGVSVSVPVAKEADEPYHASARDTEKRLKRSERILSKTEKNPDRVSTGLDKARIVGQVNELYIIVEFEGGIMIVDQHAAHERVMYEQIRDGNSSGWQELITPVMLDLTSKEKVLLDEYIPLLEEMGFAISEFGPNSFVVTSIPSLLGKLENTELIHDIIMDVLSSGKVKRDTGMFDSLCKTMACRAAIKAGAGCSMDQMENLLRQLDMAENPYTCPHGRPTVISFTKGELDKLFKRTG; this comes from the coding sequence ATGACCGGGGATAAGGTCGGTAAGATACGTGTTCTTGACGAGGCGACTATCAATAAGATAGCAGCAGGCGAGGTCATCGAGCGTCCTGCTTCGGTGGTCAAGGAACTTGTGGACAATGCTATAGATGCAGGGGCTACTGAAATCAGGGTCGAGGTGGTGGCTGCCGGGACCGAGCTGATAACTGTTACTGACAATGGAAGCGGAATGCCTCGTGAGGATGCGATTCTTGCTTTTACGAAACATGGCACCAGTAAGATAGCTCAAATAGAGGACCTTGAGGAGGTACTGACCCTGGGTTTCAGAGGTGAAGCCCTTTCTTCCATTGCAGCAGTGGCCAGGGTCTATCTGACGACCCGGCAAAAAAAGGAGATCGCTGGTACAAAGGTCGTCATAAGCGGAGGGTTGGTAGAGAATGTGGTGGAAGTGGGTGCTGCTCCGGGTACAAGTATCTCTGTGGAATCGCTTTTTTACAACACCCCGGCAAGGAAGAAGTATCTCAAAAGTCTGCGAACAGAACTTGCACACATAACCGATATTGTTACAAGACATGCATTCGGGCATCCTGATATTTCTTTTACTCTGATCAGTGACGGCAAGGTCCTTGTGCGTTCCCCGACATCCGGCAATGTTCTCGATAGCATTATCTATCTTCTCGGGGTCGATATTGCAAAGAAGATAGTTCCTGTGGAGTTCAGATCGGATATTGTTAACATCTCAGGTTATATCTCCAAACCGGAAGTTACCCGCAGCGGCACTGACCAGCAGTTCTTTTTCATAAATGGCAGAGGCGTATCCTCAACGAGCATAAGTAATGCCGTGAGGCTTGGATATTATAACCTCATCCCGAAAGGACGCTATCCGGTCGCAGTTCTTGATCTGGAACTTGATCTGCGCGAGGTTGATGTCAATGTGCATCCTGCAAAAAGGTATGTAAGACTCAGTCACGAACGTGAGGTCTCTGATGCGGTCATTCTTGCTGTTGAGAACGCTTTGAAGGGGGACGATCTGGTCCCAAAGGTCTCTTTACCTGAGAACAGACCGGTACAGGCTGTTTTCAGTGAAGAGAGCAAGACCGGTACTGAAGTAATATCCTCTGAGGGAGTTAGTGTGAGCGTTCCGGTAGCAAAGGAAGCAGATGAGCCATATCATGCCAGTGCAAGGGATACTGAAAAACGTTTGAAACGCTCGGAAAGGATACTTTCAAAGACGGAAAAGAATCCCGACAGAGTATCTACTGGTCTTGATAAGGCGAGGATAGTAGGGCAGGTAAATGAGCTTTACATTATTGTGGAATTTGAGGGCGGGATTATGATAGTCGATCAGCATGCTGCACATGAAAGGGTGATGTATGAGCAGATACGGGATGGCAACAGCTCTGGCTGGCAGGAACTTATTACTCCTGTGATGCTCGACCTGACCTCTAAGGAAAAGGTGCTCTTGGATGAATATATCCCCCTTCTTGAAGAGATGGGATTTGCGATATCCGAATTCGGTCCTAACAGTTTTGTTGTGACATCAATCCCTTCCCTTCTTGGAAAACTGGAGAACACCGAACTGATACATGACATCATCATGGATGTGCTTTCCAGTGGCAAGGTGAAGAGGGATACAGGTATGTTCGATAGTCTCTGCAAGACAATGGCGTGCCGTGCAGCTATAAAGGCAGGAGCAGGTTGCAGTATGGACCAAATGGAGAATTTGCTCAGGCAGCTGGACATGGCTGAGAACCCATATACATGTCCTCATGGGCGTCCGACGGTGATCTCATTTACAAAAGGTGAACTTGATAAACTGTTCAAGAGGACAGGATAA
- the mutS gene encoding DNA mismatch repair protein MutS, which produces MIKLTPAMKQYYDAKKQHSDALIFFRMGDFYESFGEDAKIIAKELEITLTTRGKDIEGEKMPLAGIPYHALDNYLPRLIKKGYKVAICEQLEDPKKAKGIIKRGVVRVVTPGTAIDTSMFTDPSNNYLMSISGGDGDYGVSFLDVSTGEFLTTQFADKSPYDRIASEAARMRPSECIISRTMFSDERLVERLKELNVLVQGFKDEAFDVDSSRKLLERHFNVSTLEGMGCAGLPYATSSAGAALDYALTTQMRELGHVSELSTYSDSEFMMLDSITLRNLEIVKNVRGEGNDTSILKVLDDTNTPMGGRLLQKWLLKPLINVDSIDHRLDALECLANDTMLRFDVRSHLSFVKDIERLIGRVVYGNSNARDLIALKRSLGSVPQIVESMGDDPGCEMLINIRDGLLGFEQLENIVKLIDDAIVDEPPVSVREGGMIRSGYNEKLDELKGMSTGGKTWIASFQQKERDRTGIKSLKVGYNRVFGYYIEITKSNIAQIPDDYIRKQTMRNAERFYTPELKEWEDVILSADEKITALENELFTEITSRIASHASDLQRIAVLIGQLDCTASLAEVAVNNNFVRPNITSDCKILIREGRHPVVEKTVRGGFVPNDTEMDCVDEQFLLITGPNMAGKSTYMRQVSLIVIMAQAGSFVPASHASIGIVDRVFTRVGAFDDLASGQSTFMVEMVELANILNNATPKSLVLLDEIGRGTSTYDGYSIAKAVVEYIHNKGRVGVRSLFATHYHQLTNISSSLKRVKNYHIAVKEDGDDLVFLRKIVPGATDKSYGIHVARLAGVPHKVTQRAKEVLQDIEDESVISKESDSKRGRKKKSAQYTQLMLFDPEGSSAPVAEPDPVVEELKELDVNSMTPIEALNKLSELQKKAGKGGK; this is translated from the coding sequence ATGATCAAACTAACACCTGCAATGAAACAATACTATGATGCGAAGAAGCAACATAGTGATGCACTTATTTTCTTCAGGATGGGGGATTTCTATGAATCCTTCGGAGAGGATGCAAAGATCATTGCAAAAGAACTTGAGATAACCCTTACAACGCGGGGCAAGGACATTGAGGGTGAGAAAATGCCCCTTGCAGGTATTCCCTATCATGCTCTCGATAATTACCTGCCGCGTTTGATAAAGAAAGGCTATAAAGTAGCTATATGTGAGCAGCTTGAAGACCCTAAAAAAGCAAAGGGTATTATCAAGCGTGGGGTTGTCAGGGTCGTAACGCCCGGTACTGCCATTGATACTTCGATGTTCACGGACCCGTCCAATAATTATCTCATGTCAATTTCAGGTGGAGATGGGGATTACGGTGTCTCATTTCTGGATGTTTCCACTGGCGAGTTCCTGACCACACAGTTTGCTGATAAATCTCCTTATGACAGGATAGCCAGTGAGGCAGCACGGATGCGACCTTCAGAGTGTATAATCTCACGGACGATGTTCTCTGATGAAAGGCTTGTTGAAAGGTTGAAGGAGCTCAATGTGCTTGTACAGGGGTTCAAGGATGAGGCTTTTGACGTTGATTCTTCGAGAAAGCTTCTTGAAAGGCATTTCAATGTCTCCACACTTGAAGGAATGGGCTGTGCCGGTCTGCCCTACGCCACATCTTCTGCAGGAGCTGCACTTGATTATGCGCTGACCACACAGATGAGGGAACTGGGGCATGTAAGTGAGCTGAGCACTTATTCAGATTCTGAGTTCATGATGCTTGACTCGATCACCCTGAGAAATCTGGAGATCGTGAAGAACGTGCGAGGGGAAGGGAACGATACTTCCATATTGAAGGTACTTGATGATACCAATACACCCATGGGTGGCAGGTTGCTTCAGAAATGGCTTTTAAAACCCCTCATCAATGTCGATTCCATCGATCACAGGCTGGATGCGCTGGAATGTCTGGCAAATGATACCATGCTGAGATTCGATGTTCGCTCTCATCTGTCCTTTGTGAAGGACATAGAACGTCTCATAGGCAGGGTCGTTTACGGCAATTCGAACGCCCGGGATCTTATCGCTTTGAAAAGGTCCCTGGGTTCAGTGCCGCAGATAGTCGAAAGCATGGGTGATGATCCCGGATGTGAGATGCTCATAAATATCAGGGATGGTCTTCTTGGGTTTGAACAGCTCGAAAATATCGTGAAGCTGATCGATGATGCCATCGTGGATGAACCTCCAGTAAGCGTGCGGGAAGGGGGCATGATCAGGTCCGGCTACAATGAAAAACTGGATGAGCTTAAGGGTATGTCCACTGGCGGAAAGACCTGGATCGCTTCGTTCCAGCAGAAGGAACGTGACAGGACAGGTATAAAATCGCTTAAGGTTGGCTACAATAGAGTATTCGGCTACTACATCGAGATCACAAAATCCAACATCGCACAGATACCTGATGATTATATTAGAAAGCAGACAATGCGGAATGCTGAAAGGTTCTACACTCCAGAGCTCAAGGAATGGGAAGATGTGATCCTTTCCGCAGACGAGAAGATTACAGCGCTTGAGAATGAACTGTTCACTGAGATAACTTCCAGGATCGCTTCCCATGCATCCGATCTGCAGAGGATCGCTGTTCTGATCGGGCAATTGGATTGTACCGCAAGCCTTGCCGAAGTTGCAGTGAACAATAATTTTGTAAGACCTAACATTACTTCCGATTGCAAGATACTTATCCGGGAAGGCAGACATCCGGTGGTTGAGAAAACCGTACGTGGTGGATTCGTGCCCAATGATACGGAAATGGATTGTGTGGACGAGCAGTTCCTTTTGATAACAGGGCCTAACATGGCGGGTAAATCCACTTACATGCGTCAGGTCTCACTTATCGTGATAATGGCACAGGCAGGTTCCTTTGTTCCGGCTTCACATGCTTCCATAGGCATTGTGGACAGGGTCTTCACAAGGGTTGGTGCCTTCGATGACCTTGCAAGCGGGCAGAGTACCTTCATGGTAGAGATGGTGGAGCTTGCCAATATACTGAACAATGCGACCCCTAAGAGCCTTGTGCTCCTTGATGAGATCGGCAGGGGTACGAGCACTTATGATGGTTATAGTATCGCAAAGGCTGTGGTCGAGTATATCCACAATAAGGGCAGGGTTGGCGTACGTTCCCTTTTTGCGACCCATTACCATCAGCTTACCAACATCTCTTCCAGTTTGAAAAGGGTGAAGAACTATCATATCGCGGTGAAGGAAGATGGCGATGATCTTGTTTTCCTCCGAAAGATCGTGCCCGGTGCCACTGATAAGAGCTATGGTATCCATGTTGCAAGGCTTGCAGGTGTACCTCATAAGGTGACACAGAGGGCGAAGGAGGTCCTGCAGGACATTGAAGACGAAAGTGTCATCAGCAAGGAAAGCGATTCGAAGAGGGGTAGGAAAAAGAAGTCGGCACAATACACCCAGTTGATGCTTTTCGATCCGGAGGGCTCTTCTGCACCTGTAGCTGAGCCTGATCCTGTTGTTGAGGAGCTGAAAGAGCTTGATGTCAATAGTATGACTCCCATCGAGGCACTGAACAAGTTAAGTGAATTGCAGAAAAAGGCAGGTAAGGGCGGAAAATAA
- a CDS encoding DUF4231 domain-containing protein, translating to MANDADATQDIAEQYLKNRLEQYRSWYDNKAVKMKKRYQQTQAIAAIGAVLVPVINNVSIEAQDVDLAKLSVTLTGILVALAIAFEGIFHYKEQWKNYRSTEQYLETQKQLFVHRIGDYSELDEDSAFKLLVNRIESAIAEENAVTLNILTRVESNNG from the coding sequence ATGGCTAATGATGCAGATGCTACTCAAGACATTGCTGAACAATACCTGAAGAACAGACTTGAGCAATACAGATCTTGGTATGATAACAAAGCTGTAAAAATGAAGAAGAGGTATCAACAAACTCAAGCCATAGCAGCAATTGGAGCCGTGCTGGTACCTGTTATCAACAATGTTTCAATTGAAGCGCAGGATGTAGATCTTGCAAAGTTATCCGTAACATTGACAGGAATTCTAGTAGCACTTGCAATTGCGTTCGAAGGTATTTTTCACTATAAAGAACAATGGAAAAACTATCGATCAACAGAACAATACCTCGAAACACAGAAACAACTATTTGTTCACAGAATTGGAGATTACTCTGAACTGGATGAAGATAGTGCGTTCAAGCTCCTTGTAAACCGCATTGAAAGTGCAATTGCAGAAGAGAACGCAGTGACTCTAAATATATTAACAAGAGTTGAGTCCAATAACGGTTAA